A genomic stretch from Chryseobacterium sp. SNU WT5 includes:
- a CDS encoding CYTH domain-containing protein — translation MGIEIERKFLVKKEEWKNLKKPAGELYRQGYLLTDPNKTIRVRQTSQKGFLTIKGLSVGATRAEYEYEVPLDEAKELLDRFAVTELSKIRYKIAFEEHLWEIDEFLGDNEGLIVAEIELSSEAEEFLIPKWIDCEVTSEDKYYNSNLTLNPYKDWK, via the coding sequence ATGGGAATAGAAATAGAAAGAAAATTTTTAGTTAAAAAAGAAGAATGGAAAAATCTTAAAAAACCTGCGGGTGAGTTATATCGGCAAGGCTATTTATTAACAGATCCCAATAAAACAATACGTGTTCGGCAAACCAGTCAAAAAGGTTTTCTAACTATAAAGGGACTTTCGGTAGGAGCTACAAGAGCGGAGTACGAATATGAAGTCCCTTTAGATGAGGCCAAAGAACTGTTAGACCGGTTCGCAGTTACAGAACTTTCAAAGATAAGATACAAAATAGCCTTTGAAGAACACTTATGGGAGATCGACGAGTTTTTAGGAGATAATGAAGGATTAATTGTAGCAGAAATTGAATTGTCAAGCGAAGCGGAAGAATTTCTTATTCCCAAATGGATTGATTGCGAAGTCACTTCAGAAGATAAGTATTACAACTCCAACCTGACCTTAAATCCATATAAAGACTGGAAGTAA
- a CDS encoding DMT family transporter: MLKDPKLVLAIITVALVWGTTFLGIRIAVETIPPWFVAGIRQFFAGFILLIILLVSKDLKWIGWKNFGNQIILASLMLVVANGMTTVAEKHLSSSLASLISATSPLAVFILSIVFSMQKFSLRGLVGVLLGFTGILLIFKDGLLDLLQPEYRMGVIFMFIAISGWALGTIFTKKINHQPQNISLNLFYQFSFAGIVQIIFGLIAADQSPISTWSIKSILATIYLAIFGSVVAFFAFHFALKKITPTQISILSYVNTIIAIFLGWLILNEPVSATFLAATALIICGVFITNYKPGMFKRVP, from the coding sequence ATGCTAAAAGATCCGAAACTGGTACTTGCGATTATCACCGTTGCGTTAGTTTGGGGAACGACCTTTTTAGGAATTCGAATTGCCGTAGAAACCATACCACCTTGGTTTGTAGCAGGAATTCGCCAGTTTTTCGCTGGATTTATATTATTGATCATTCTTCTTGTTTCCAAAGATCTAAAATGGATCGGCTGGAAGAATTTCGGAAACCAGATTATCCTTGCTTCCTTAATGTTGGTGGTTGCGAATGGAATGACTACCGTAGCTGAAAAACATTTGTCCAGCAGTTTAGCCTCGCTCATTAGCGCAACCTCGCCTCTTGCAGTTTTTATTTTGAGTATTGTGTTCAGTATGCAAAAATTCAGTCTACGTGGATTAGTGGGAGTTTTACTGGGATTTACCGGGATTCTTTTGATTTTTAAGGATGGTCTATTAGATTTACTTCAACCTGAATACAGGATGGGAGTTATTTTTATGTTTATTGCCATTTCTGGCTGGGCTCTTGGGACTATTTTCACGAAGAAAATCAATCATCAACCACAAAATATTTCTCTGAATCTTTTCTATCAATTTAGTTTTGCGGGAATTGTTCAAATCATTTTCGGACTTATTGCTGCCGATCAATCGCCTATCTCTACATGGAGTATTAAAAGTATTTTGGCAACGATCTATCTGGCTATTTTCGGATCGGTGGTGGCATTCTTCGCTTTCCATTTTGCCTTAAAGAAAATTACGCCGACTCAAATCTCGATCCTGTCTTATGTTAATACGATTATTGCTATTTTTTTGGGATGGTTAATTCTAAACGAACCCGTATCTGCAACTTTTCTAGCCGCAACCGCATTAATTATCTGCGGTGTTTTCATCACTAATTATAAACCCGGTATGTTTAAAAGAGTACCCTAA
- a CDS encoding 5-(carboxyamino)imidazole ribonucleotide synthase, with amino-acid sequence MKIGILGGGQLGRMLIQEALKYDDEFHILDPNSDCSCAHISHFTKGNFNLKEEVFNFGKEMDVVSIEIEHVSVGGLEALENQGVKVIPNSNIIKIIQQKILQKQFYQQNNIPSPDFQIIQSTDDEINIAFPFVQKLNTGGYDGKGVQVIKDESDLSKMWNEPSVLENLVDIDKELSLIIAKNEQGEIKTFPVTEMVADPKLNLLDFNICPAHISDEVQNQIDAIADQFIKSANSEGLFAIELFLDQEGKVWVNETAPRLHNSGHQSQEGNANSQFEQMYRILKNLPLADTSNFGFSGMLNLVGEDHQTGTVKYNGLEEVLKLPNTYIHLYGKRDTKPGRKMGHINVLAKSREELLQQLIHIKTIVKVVVD; translated from the coding sequence ATGAAAATTGGAATTTTAGGAGGAGGGCAGTTAGGTCGAATGTTGATTCAGGAAGCATTAAAATATGATGATGAATTTCATATTCTGGATCCTAATTCAGACTGTTCCTGCGCTCATATCTCTCACTTTACCAAAGGTAATTTTAATCTTAAAGAAGAGGTTTTTAATTTCGGAAAAGAGATGGATGTCGTTTCTATTGAAATCGAGCATGTAAGTGTTGGAGGTCTGGAAGCACTTGAAAATCAAGGTGTAAAAGTGATTCCGAATTCAAATATCATCAAGATTATTCAACAGAAAATTTTGCAGAAGCAGTTTTATCAGCAGAATAATATTCCCAGTCCTGATTTTCAAATTATTCAGTCTACGGACGATGAAATTAACATCGCGTTTCCTTTTGTGCAAAAACTGAATACCGGTGGTTATGATGGCAAAGGAGTTCAGGTCATTAAGGATGAATCTGATTTGTCAAAAATGTGGAATGAGCCTTCTGTATTAGAAAACTTGGTGGATATAGATAAAGAGCTTTCTTTAATTATTGCTAAAAATGAACAAGGCGAAATTAAAACTTTTCCCGTGACGGAAATGGTTGCAGATCCTAAATTAAATTTGCTTGACTTTAATATTTGTCCGGCACATATTTCGGATGAGGTTCAAAATCAAATTGATGCGATCGCAGATCAGTTTATAAAATCAGCTAACTCCGAAGGATTATTTGCGATTGAATTATTTTTGGATCAGGAAGGTAAAGTTTGGGTTAATGAAACGGCGCCGCGTCTGCATAATTCCGGACACCAGTCTCAGGAGGGAAATGCTAATTCTCAGTTTGAACAAATGTATAGAATATTGAAGAACTTACCTTTGGCAGACACTTCCAATTTTGGATTTTCAGGAATGCTGAACCTGGTAGGTGAAGATCATCAAACGGGTACAGTTAAATATAATGGTTTAGAAGAGGTCCTGAAATTACCCAATACTTATATTCATTTGTATGGAAAACGGGATACAAAACCCGGACGTAAAATGGGGCACATCAATGTTCTAGCGAAATCTCGTGAGGAACTTTTGCAACAGCTGATTCATATTAAAACTATAGTGAAAGTAGTTGTGGACTAA
- a CDS encoding DUF1543 domain-containing protein, with amino-acid sequence MKLFYSILGAVPKGRNIEQHDVFFGIAEHLKDLVPAMKNFWPEAKGKIHIDCYQEVRFVDGYEVKIVEKTSEVSKDHLFFINLGGYQPGKFEEFHKQYLMVGNSMAQIIRRAKKTDFYKTMGFQDAVSHIDDKYGVDIDDIFKVTDILPKEFTDRFSIVLEKSEEENQENVTYIGYLKISKLK; translated from the coding sequence ATGAAATTATTTTATTCCATTCTTGGAGCCGTACCAAAAGGCAGAAATATTGAGCAGCACGACGTGTTTTTTGGTATTGCAGAACATTTGAAAGACCTGGTACCTGCCATGAAAAATTTTTGGCCCGAAGCCAAAGGTAAAATTCATATAGACTGTTATCAGGAGGTGAGATTTGTAGATGGCTACGAAGTTAAAATCGTAGAGAAAACCTCAGAGGTATCAAAAGATCATCTATTTTTTATTAATCTAGGCGGTTATCAACCTGGTAAATTTGAAGAGTTTCATAAGCAATATTTAATGGTCGGGAATTCGATGGCTCAGATCATTAGAAGAGCTAAGAAAACCGACTTTTATAAAACAATGGGTTTCCAAGATGCGGTTAGCCATATTGATGACAAATATGGTGTTGATATCGATGATATCTTCAAAGTTACGGACATTCTGCCAAAGGAATTTACAGACAGGTTTTCAATAGTCTTAGAGAAATCGGAAGAAGAAAACCAAGAGAATGTAACATATATCGGTTATTTAAAAATAAGCAAATTAAAATAG
- a CDS encoding chorismate-binding protein produces MVYFRFPFTSQIVTTDKKVDKKTVRFVSFDKTENIDFLGSITAINTDEFLKSPIFSTDLSSQLLNFKEDYQNEYVQKLTQVISFIKKHSLPKLVISRRKLIDLESSAINLSQTFLNLCDSYPNAFVYFLIEEGKCWLGAFSELLGRFDKSTSQFETMSLAGTISVNENWTHKEIDEQQPVTDFISSVLKIYSEHVEKSDTCDHISGNIKHLRNDFQAKIKVQDLEKVIAELHPTPAVCGIPKEQCAQAIERFEDHPRSFYAGYIKVETEETIQYFVNLRCAQFFNNAALVYVGGGITADSNPDKEWQETEMKAEAILNNLSY; encoded by the coding sequence ATGGTTTATTTCAGATTCCCTTTTACAAGTCAAATAGTAACAACGGATAAGAAGGTTGATAAGAAAACCGTTCGCTTTGTTTCATTTGATAAGACTGAGAATATTGATTTTTTAGGTAGTATTACTGCAATAAATACTGATGAGTTCTTAAAATCACCGATCTTTTCTACTGATTTATCTTCTCAACTTCTAAATTTTAAAGAAGATTACCAAAACGAATACGTTCAAAAATTAACGCAGGTTATTAGTTTTATCAAAAAACATTCTTTGCCTAAGTTGGTGATTTCCCGCAGGAAGCTTATCGATTTAGAAAGTTCTGCAATCAATTTATCCCAAACCTTTTTAAATCTTTGCGACTCCTATCCAAATGCTTTTGTTTACTTTTTAATTGAGGAAGGGAAATGCTGGCTGGGTGCTTTTTCAGAATTGCTTGGTAGGTTTGATAAGTCGACCTCTCAATTTGAAACCATGAGTTTAGCAGGTACGATCTCTGTAAATGAAAATTGGACCCACAAAGAAATTGACGAACAACAACCCGTAACGGATTTTATCAGTTCTGTTTTAAAAATCTATTCTGAGCATGTTGAGAAATCTGATACCTGTGATCATATATCTGGAAATATTAAGCATTTAAGAAATGATTTCCAAGCCAAAATTAAAGTTCAGGATTTAGAGAAAGTAATTGCAGAACTACATCCTACACCCGCAGTCTGTGGTATCCCAAAAGAACAGTGTGCCCAGGCAATTGAAAGATTTGAAGATCATCCACGAAGTTTTTATGCAGGATATATCAAAGTAGAAACGGAGGAAACCATTCAATATTTTGTAAATCTTAGATGTGCACAATTTTTTAACAACGCCGCCTTGGTTTATGTAGGTGGTGGAATTACAGCAGATAGTAATCCTGATAAAGAATGGCAGGAAACGGAGATGAAAGCGGAAGCGATCCTGAACAATCTTTCGTATTAA
- a CDS encoding PaaI family thioesterase, whose translation MENKEQILKKLNTWGGESLGKTLDIVFTDVTDETLTATMPVTPKIHQPYGIMHGGASCVLAETLGSCLSVIHVDIEKFAPVGTNINSNHLRSKKEGMVTGTARFIRKGNTMHVSEIEIRDEKGMLINHTTMTNNIIPR comes from the coding sequence ATGGAAAATAAGGAACAGATTTTAAAAAAACTCAATACCTGGGGTGGCGAAAGTTTAGGGAAAACATTAGATATTGTTTTTACAGATGTTACCGATGAAACGCTTACAGCAACAATGCCCGTAACTCCAAAAATTCATCAGCCTTATGGCATTATGCATGGTGGTGCAAGTTGTGTTTTGGCAGAAACATTGGGCTCTTGCTTGTCTGTGATCCATGTAGACATAGAGAAATTTGCCCCGGTAGGAACCAATATTAATTCCAATCACTTGCGAAGTAAAAAAGAGGGAATGGTAACGGGAACTGCGAGATTTATTCGCAAAGGGAATACAATGCACGTTTCGGAAATCGAAATCCGTGATGAAAAAGGGATGCTCATCAATCATACCACCATGACCAATAATATAATTCCACGATAA
- a CDS encoding 1-acyl-sn-glycerol-3-phosphate acyltransferase, with protein sequence MKKLFGKLMLKLLGWKVVLEGDVDNLDRCILVVAPHTANDEYMLGNFAYWSLGKPLKVIIKDQHTKAWYGFLIKAMGGVGIDRSQKNNLVNFVVNEFKKDSFSLVITPEGTRSWVPKWRKGFYHMALAAKVPIVIASGDFKDKTIYLGKKISVEDLETRTYEDIMDELEEYYTKRTPKFPEKWNPKIY encoded by the coding sequence ATGAAGAAATTATTCGGCAAATTAATGCTAAAACTTTTAGGCTGGAAAGTGGTCTTGGAAGGGGATGTAGATAATTTGGATCGGTGTATTCTGGTGGTTGCACCACATACCGCTAACGACGAGTATATGCTTGGCAATTTTGCCTATTGGTCTTTGGGTAAACCGTTGAAGGTGATCATAAAAGATCAGCATACGAAAGCTTGGTACGGATTCTTGATCAAAGCGATGGGCGGTGTAGGAATTGACCGCTCACAAAAAAATAATTTGGTAAATTTTGTTGTTAACGAGTTCAAAAAAGATTCTTTCAGTCTGGTAATCACGCCAGAAGGAACAAGAAGTTGGGTTCCGAAATGGCGAAAAGGTTTTTATCATATGGCCTTAGCGGCAAAAGTTCCTATTGTTATAGCTTCTGGGGATTTTAAGGACAAAACAATATATCTTGGTAAGAAAATTTCTGTTGAAGATTTAGAAACAAGAACTTACGAGGATATCATGGATGAACTGGAAGAGTATTATACGAAAAGAACTCCCAAATTTCCAGAGAAATGGAATCCCAAAATTTATTAA
- a CDS encoding PspC domain-containing protein — protein sequence MNKTLSIGLAGFSFTIEEHAYIKLSDYLAALKSSLDVNEAEEVMHDIEIRMVEIFNDLLGKREVINDTDVEKVIAQIGSPEKIEEQEEAYFSDNTSSKKREQRSSANFSGNKQLYRDPEKQKIAGVCAGLAHYVGMDVTAMRAIWLGIAIIGIFTAISTMIIVLIYIILWIVLPKAETASDFLKMKGKPMNFDNLKEESTKIVQFANESTQRVGEIYNENKPYIHKAGSGLWNLVRYSLGGIFGLMALGCIVGAFFIFGIFGTPQLPGVPGLPGMNEFNFYFSEVGTSNAVFGMMLLGTLIPAILFSLLSIKLISPKTQLRNVGYVLGALVLLLFAFATYFGVSMAKQDLIFKGHKEDIENVAINAGSDSLYIDVKQVTIPQSFTAYDDDIYSDKKTVFEEDYPSVEVTRKSNINAPYLIIKKEGKGYNVPVQLNVPVEIQGNKILLPNYVKYPYEHRFRNYNVNYELVVPQNFKIFKVRDNVLQLDDDSSDDSYDDDYSNHSGISIEKNKIRINGSTIEYNSNDKDSVIINNKKVSKDQAEDVIDSIGKGMKKMKNVDIVIKDGKKEVSIKTK from the coding sequence ATGAATAAGACATTATCTATAGGACTTGCCGGTTTCTCTTTCACTATTGAGGAACATGCCTACATAAAATTGAGTGATTATCTTGCCGCACTTAAAAGCTCTTTGGATGTCAATGAGGCCGAAGAAGTGATGCACGATATAGAAATTAGAATGGTCGAAATCTTTAATGATCTTTTAGGAAAAAGAGAAGTGATTAACGATACCGACGTAGAGAAAGTGATTGCACAAATTGGATCTCCAGAAAAAATAGAGGAGCAAGAAGAAGCCTACTTTTCAGATAATACTTCCAGCAAAAAGAGAGAGCAAAGATCATCTGCAAACTTTAGCGGGAATAAACAACTATACCGTGACCCAGAGAAACAAAAAATCGCTGGAGTATGTGCAGGTTTAGCACATTACGTTGGGATGGATGTTACTGCAATGCGTGCAATTTGGTTAGGAATAGCGATTATAGGAATATTCACTGCAATTTCTACCATGATTATTGTATTAATTTACATCATTCTTTGGATCGTTTTACCAAAAGCGGAAACTGCCTCAGACTTTTTAAAAATGAAAGGCAAACCAATGAATTTTGATAATTTAAAGGAAGAATCTACTAAAATTGTGCAGTTTGCAAACGAATCTACCCAAAGAGTCGGCGAAATCTATAACGAAAACAAACCGTACATCCACAAAGCAGGAAGTGGACTTTGGAATCTGGTTAGATATTCTTTGGGTGGAATATTTGGATTGATGGCACTTGGTTGCATCGTGGGAGCATTTTTTATATTTGGTATCTTCGGAACTCCACAATTACCTGGAGTACCCGGACTGCCTGGGATGAATGAGTTTAATTTCTATTTCAGTGAGGTGGGAACAAGTAATGCGGTTTTTGGTATGATGTTACTTGGTACTTTAATCCCTGCAATCCTCTTCAGTCTGCTTTCTATTAAATTAATCTCTCCTAAAACTCAGCTGCGAAATGTGGGATATGTTTTAGGTGCGTTAGTGCTGTTATTGTTTGCTTTTGCTACCTATTTTGGTGTCAGTATGGCTAAACAGGACTTGATTTTCAAAGGACATAAAGAAGATATAGAAAATGTGGCGATCAATGCTGGATCAGACAGCTTGTATATTGACGTAAAACAGGTTACTATTCCTCAGAGTTTTACAGCATATGATGATGATATCTACTCTGATAAAAAAACGGTTTTTGAAGAAGATTATCCTTCGGTAGAGGTAACCAGAAAATCAAATATTAATGCGCCTTACCTGATCATCAAAAAAGAAGGGAAAGGATATAATGTTCCGGTTCAGTTAAATGTTCCGGTAGAAATTCAGGGAAATAAAATCCTACTACCCAATTATGTGAAATATCCTTACGAACACCGCTTCAGAAATTATAATGTAAATTATGAGTTGGTGGTACCACAAAATTTCAAAATTTTCAAAGTAAGAGATAATGTGCTGCAGTTAGATGATGATAGTAGTGATGACAGTTACGACGACGATTACAGTAATCATTCAGGAATTTCTATCGAGAAAAACAAAATCAGGATCAATGGTTCTACGATTGAATACAATTCTAATGATAAAGATAGTGTGATTATCAACAATAAAAAAGTGTCTAAAGATCAGGCAGAAGATGTAATCGATTCTATCGGAAAAGGTATGAAGAAGATGAAAAATGTCGATATTGTAATTAAAGACGGTAAAAAAGAAGTGTCTATAAAAACAAAGTAG
- a CDS encoding PadR family transcriptional regulator → MNTENTKAQMRKGILEFCILSLINAREMYVSDLIDELKKGKLDVVEGTLYPLLTRLKNGEFLSYRWEESTGGPPRKYYQMTEKGKLFLAELLNTWNDLTDSVNFITKKTNPTNDTDNSFENKI, encoded by the coding sequence ATGAACACAGAAAACACTAAAGCGCAAATGCGAAAAGGAATTCTGGAATTCTGTATTTTGAGTTTAATCAATGCGCGGGAAATGTATGTTTCCGATTTGATTGATGAACTGAAAAAAGGGAAACTAGATGTAGTAGAGGGGACACTTTATCCGCTTCTTACCCGATTGAAAAATGGTGAATTTCTTTCCTATAGATGGGAAGAGTCCACTGGAGGTCCGCCCAGAAAGTATTACCAAATGACAGAAAAGGGTAAGTTGTTCCTTGCTGAACTGCTGAATACCTGGAATGATCTGACTGACTCTGTCAACTTTATTACTAAAAAAACTAACCCAACGAACGATACCGACAATTCGTTTGAAAATAAAATCTAA
- a CDS encoding T9SS type A sorting domain-containing protein, whose translation MIRKILLVFIMLTISIKAQYNVLQNFEGLQSYDGVIVFGNGNASILAACSGFTSWSQSYSANESSGGLAIDFSALPVKQKSNGQKITVSVKYKKTANLSGSLYLTLNTFDPVKELWSISVISSKNITSSAVSKCTSFSEELPVGKVLEDNLASGSKYSIGAFFQRSTGSGTIYFDDLSIIQEVVSTVPGCATFVSPANESVINYGQTHISWPAVSGATKYQLKIGASSNASGVLNMIVPATNLSMDVILKKRTTYFAKVIPMNSIGDAINCNEISFSTNSDINYCGPVGITNVEPITYVNFAGIDHVSAAETGGTAHEFFTESKGIVETAKTYKIDLNGNTDGDFTSQYVVFIDWNQNGSLNDPGEVYFADGTLMQTDSDGVTSIPVYGDIVVPEGAKSGSTRIRIKKAYYDGEVSDNNPCNLTTDYGQFEDYSLTIKEPVLKTDNVTKDLISLYPNPFQDVLKISDLKGVKNISIKEVSGRILKNMKPSAELNFAHLKAGLYIITLYMKDGTMQSRKVIKK comes from the coding sequence ATGATAAGAAAAATACTTTTAGTGTTTATAATGCTGACTATAAGTATTAAAGCACAATATAACGTTCTGCAAAATTTTGAAGGGCTCCAATCGTATGATGGCGTGATTGTTTTTGGAAATGGTAACGCGAGTATTTTAGCTGCATGTAGTGGATTTACGTCTTGGTCTCAATCTTATTCTGCCAATGAGAGTTCTGGGGGGCTTGCCATCGATTTTTCTGCTTTACCGGTTAAGCAGAAAAGTAATGGACAAAAGATCACGGTATCGGTTAAGTATAAAAAAACAGCCAATCTCTCTGGATCACTATATCTGACGTTAAATACCTTTGATCCTGTTAAGGAACTTTGGAGTATATCGGTAATTTCCAGCAAAAATATAACTTCATCCGCTGTTTCTAAATGTACTTCATTTTCCGAAGAACTTCCCGTAGGAAAGGTTCTCGAAGATAATCTTGCGTCAGGTTCTAAATACTCTATCGGTGCATTTTTTCAACGATCGACAGGAAGCGGAACCATATATTTTGATGACTTATCAATTATCCAAGAAGTGGTAAGCACGGTGCCGGGTTGCGCAACATTTGTCAGTCCAGCAAACGAATCAGTAATAAACTATGGACAAACCCATATTTCCTGGCCCGCAGTTAGCGGTGCTACCAAATATCAACTAAAGATTGGCGCAAGTTCCAATGCTTCAGGCGTTTTAAACATGATAGTCCCTGCGACCAATTTATCAATGGATGTTATCTTAAAAAAAAGAACCACCTATTTTGCCAAGGTTATTCCGATGAATAGTATTGGAGATGCGATTAATTGTAATGAAATTTCATTTTCTACGAATAGCGATATCAATTATTGTGGTCCAGTTGGTATTACAAATGTTGAACCAATTACTTATGTGAATTTTGCGGGAATTGATCATGTTTCTGCTGCAGAAACAGGGGGTACGGCACATGAATTTTTTACAGAGTCAAAAGGTATTGTAGAAACTGCAAAAACATATAAGATTGATCTAAATGGAAATACAGATGGGGATTTTACTTCTCAGTATGTTGTTTTTATCGACTGGAATCAAAATGGAAGTTTAAATGATCCAGGCGAAGTTTATTTTGCAGACGGGACTTTAATGCAAACGGATAGTGATGGAGTTACAAGCATCCCTGTCTACGGAGATATTGTAGTTCCAGAAGGTGCTAAATCGGGCTCGACCAGAATACGTATTAAAAAAGCATATTATGATGGTGAAGTATCGGATAATAACCCATGCAATCTAACCACAGACTACGGACAGTTTGAAGATTATTCCCTTACGATAAAAGAACCGGTGCTAAAAACGGATAATGTTACTAAAGATCTGATATCACTATATCCCAATCCTTTCCAGGATGTACTAAAAATTTCTGACCTAAAAGGGGTTAAAAATATTTCCATAAAAGAGGTTTCAGGTAGAATTCTTAAAAACATGAAGCCATCTGCCGAACTTAATTTTGCACATTTAAAAGCAGGACTTTACATTATTACTCTTTATATGAAAGATGGTACAATGCAATCTCGTAAAGTGATCAAAAAATAG
- a CDS encoding chaperone modulator CbpM, translated as MSERISREELVRIYNVEITFFDSLEEAGLLKTETENEIKYLHYEQLSVFEKMMTWHYDLDVNLAGLEVIQHLLEKIEFLQNEHRKFYKSNSITE; from the coding sequence ATGAGCGAAAGAATATCACGGGAAGAGCTGGTAAGAATCTATAACGTAGAAATTACTTTTTTTGATTCTCTGGAAGAGGCTGGCCTGCTTAAGACTGAAACCGAAAATGAGATCAAATATCTTCACTACGAACAACTATCAGTTTTTGAAAAAATGATGACCTGGCATTATGATTTAGATGTAAATCTGGCTGGATTAGAGGTGATTCAGCATTTGCTGGAGAAAATTGAATTTCTACAAAATGAACATAGGAAATTTTACAAATCGAATTCTATTACCGAATAA
- a CDS encoding DnaJ C-terminal domain-containing protein, whose protein sequence is MAYIDYYKILGVDQKASADQIKKAYRKLARKYHPDVNPGDSAAEKKFKEINEANEVLSHPENRSKYDKYGENWKHGEEYEKAQNHQRAQHSQSYGGYSGQDFGEGADFSDFFQSMFGGGGRSSRGSASGKFKGQDTEASLKLHLQDAAKTHQQTFNINGKKVRITIPAGIADGQKIKVKGHGSPGFNGGPNGDLIITFQIEEDPNFKRMGDHLSYGLNLDLYTAILGGEVQIKTLDGIVKLKVKPETENGTTVRLKGKGFPVYKKEGEFGDLLVTYHVTLPKNLSEQEKELFNQLKNLQK, encoded by the coding sequence ATGGCATATATTGATTATTATAAAATTTTAGGTGTCGATCAGAAAGCTTCCGCTGATCAAATTAAAAAAGCTTACCGGAAGTTAGCGAGAAAATACCATCCTGATGTGAATCCGGGTGATTCGGCGGCCGAGAAAAAATTTAAGGAAATAAATGAAGCAAATGAAGTTTTAAGCCATCCTGAAAACCGCTCCAAATATGATAAATATGGCGAGAATTGGAAGCATGGTGAAGAGTATGAGAAAGCTCAAAACCACCAGCGAGCCCAACACAGTCAAAGTTATGGTGGGTACTCAGGACAGGATTTTGGTGAAGGTGCAGATTTTTCAGATTTCTTTCAAAGTATGTTTGGAGGTGGTGGCCGCAGTTCACGAGGTAGTGCAAGCGGGAAATTTAAAGGTCAGGATACAGAAGCCAGTTTGAAATTGCATTTGCAAGACGCTGCAAAAACCCATCAGCAAACCTTTAATATCAACGGCAAAAAAGTTCGTATCACAATTCCGGCAGGAATTGCAGATGGTCAGAAAATCAAAGTAAAAGGACACGGAAGTCCAGGTTTCAATGGTGGTCCAAATGGCGATTTGATCATCACTTTTCAAATTGAAGAAGATCCGAATTTTAAAAGAATGGGAGACCATTTAAGTTATGGTTTAAATCTGGACTTATACACTGCAATTTTAGGTGGTGAAGTTCAAATTAAGACCTTGGATGGTATTGTAAAATTGAAAGTAAAACCAGAAACTGAAAATGGGACCACCGTTCGATTAAAAGGTAAAGGCTTTCCTGTCTACAAGAAAGAAGGCGAGTTCGGTGATTTACTGGTAACGTATCACGTGACTTTGCCTAAAAATTTATCTGAGCAGGAAAAAGAGTTATTCAATCAACTTAAAAACTTACAGAAATGA